In Burkholderia contaminans, the following proteins share a genomic window:
- a CDS encoding SulP family inorganic anion transporter: protein MKLNERLSTLPRDIVAGVVVFLVALPLCLGIANASGVEPFAGLVSGIVGGIVVALLSGSSLSVSGPAAGLVVIVVEGIAQLGSFSAFLLAVLLSGVLQFGFGMLRAGRFAAYVPSPVIKGMLAAIGLLLIVKQIPFAFGIGGSAAQSFANWPGLPVAWAATAIALASLALLVAWDTPALRRFAFVRSVPAPLAVVVLGIGATLVLGVVAPSVAPGAAHRVTLPELGSFAAFAASLKHAELGPNFAQLVNPDVWRVAITLAVVASLETLLSLEAVEQIDPKRRPTQPDRELKAQGVGNLVAGAVGGLPITSVIVRSSVNVNAGAQSRMSAIVHGMLLLASVFALTGLINLIPLASLAAILIHTGFKLAKPALFRSVMKQGPAAFVPFAATIAGVLAVDLLFGIALGLACSVLAVAVANLKSPVTLAQHDDHFLLSFRKDVSFLGKVQVKHHLRHIPDRAAVIIDATRADYIDHDVLELLDAFVADAPRRGIAVEFRRRSPAPRTAARRWLFRAPAAE from the coding sequence ATGAAACTGAACGAGCGCCTGTCCACCCTGCCGCGCGACATCGTCGCCGGCGTCGTCGTTTTCCTCGTCGCGCTGCCACTGTGCCTCGGCATCGCCAATGCGTCCGGCGTCGAGCCATTCGCCGGGCTCGTGTCCGGCATCGTCGGCGGCATCGTCGTCGCATTGCTGAGCGGCTCGTCGCTGTCCGTCAGCGGGCCGGCCGCCGGTCTCGTCGTGATCGTCGTAGAAGGCATCGCGCAACTCGGCAGCTTCTCCGCGTTCCTGCTCGCGGTGCTGCTGTCCGGCGTACTGCAGTTCGGGTTCGGCATGCTGCGCGCCGGCCGCTTCGCCGCCTATGTGCCGTCGCCCGTCATCAAGGGCATGCTCGCCGCGATCGGCCTCCTGCTGATCGTGAAGCAGATTCCGTTCGCCTTCGGTATCGGCGGGTCGGCTGCGCAATCGTTTGCAAATTGGCCGGGCCTGCCTGTCGCGTGGGCCGCGACGGCCATCGCGCTCGCCTCGCTCGCGCTGCTGGTCGCGTGGGACACGCCCGCGCTGCGCCGCTTCGCGTTCGTGCGTTCAGTGCCGGCCCCGCTCGCCGTGGTCGTGCTCGGCATCGGCGCCACGCTCGTGCTGGGCGTCGTCGCGCCGTCAGTTGCACCGGGCGCCGCCCACCGCGTGACGTTGCCCGAACTCGGATCGTTCGCAGCCTTCGCGGCGTCGCTCAAGCATGCGGAGCTCGGCCCGAACTTCGCGCAGCTGGTCAATCCGGACGTGTGGCGCGTCGCGATCACGCTTGCGGTCGTCGCAAGCCTCGAGACGCTGCTGAGCCTCGAAGCGGTCGAGCAGATCGACCCGAAGCGCCGGCCGACCCAGCCTGACCGCGAGCTCAAGGCCCAGGGCGTCGGCAATCTCGTCGCCGGCGCGGTCGGAGGGCTGCCGATTACGTCGGTGATCGTGCGCAGCTCGGTGAACGTCAATGCAGGCGCGCAAAGCCGGATGTCGGCGATCGTGCACGGGATGCTGCTGCTCGCGAGCGTGTTCGCGCTCACCGGCCTGATCAACCTGATCCCGCTCGCGAGCCTGGCCGCGATCCTGATCCACACCGGCTTCAAGCTCGCGAAACCGGCTCTGTTCCGCTCGGTGATGAAACAGGGGCCAGCCGCGTTCGTGCCGTTCGCCGCGACGATTGCCGGCGTGCTCGCGGTCGACCTGCTGTTCGGCATCGCGCTCGGCCTTGCCTGCAGCGTGCTGGCGGTCGCCGTCGCGAACCTGAAGAGCCCCGTCACGCTCGCGCAGCACGACGACCACTTCCTGCTGTCGTTCCGCAAGGATGTGTCGTTTCTCGGCAAGGTGCAGGTCAAGCATCACCTGCGACACATTCCCGACCGGGCCGCGGTGATCATCGACGCGACGCGCGCCGACTATATCGATCACGACGTGCTCGAACTGCTCGACGCGTTCGTCGCCGATGCGCCGCGACGCGGCATCGCGGTCGAGTTCCGGCGGCGCAGCCCGGCGCCGCGCACGGCCGCGCGCCGCTGGCTGTTCCGTGCGCCGGCCGCCGAATGA
- a CDS encoding 2-isopropylmalate synthase codes for MTDKLIIFDTTLRDGEQSPGASMTKEEKIRIAKHLERMKVDVIEAGFAASSNGDFDAIHTIAGLVKDSTICSLARANDKDIQRAADALKPANSARIHTFIATSPLHMEKKLRMTPDQVFEQARLAVRFARKFTDNVEFSPEDGSRSDLDFLCRVLEAVIAEGATTINIADTVGYGVPELYGNLVKTLRERIPNSDKAIFSVHCHNDLGMAVANSLAGVKIGGARQIECTINGLGERAGNTSLEEIVMAVKTRKDYFGLDVGIDTTQIVPTSKLVSQITGFVVQPNKAVVGANAFAHASGIHQDGVLKARDTYEIMRAEDVGWTANKIVLGKLSGRNAFKQRLQELGVALDSESELNAAFMRFKDLADRKAEIFDEDIIAIVSEESALAHEQEHFKFVSLSQRSETGEQPQAKIVFAVEGKEVTGEARGNGPVDATFNAIEGEVGSGSELLLYSVNAITTGTQAQGEVTVRLSKSGRIVNGVGTDPDIVAASAKAYISALNKLHSKDDKVNPQRA; via the coding sequence ATGACAGACAAGCTGATCATTTTCGATACGACGTTGCGTGACGGCGAACAATCGCCCGGTGCGTCGATGACGAAGGAAGAGAAAATCCGCATCGCGAAGCACCTCGAGCGGATGAAGGTGGACGTGATCGAGGCCGGCTTCGCCGCCAGCTCGAACGGCGATTTCGACGCGATCCACACGATCGCCGGTCTCGTGAAGGACAGCACGATCTGCTCGCTGGCGCGCGCCAACGACAAGGACATCCAGCGCGCCGCTGACGCGCTGAAGCCGGCCAACAGCGCGCGGATCCACACGTTCATCGCGACGTCGCCGCTGCACATGGAGAAGAAGCTGCGGATGACGCCGGACCAGGTGTTCGAGCAGGCGCGTCTCGCGGTGCGTTTCGCGCGCAAGTTCACCGACAACGTCGAATTCTCGCCGGAAGACGGCAGCCGCTCGGATCTCGACTTCCTGTGCCGTGTGCTGGAAGCCGTGATCGCGGAAGGTGCGACGACGATCAACATCGCCGACACGGTCGGCTACGGCGTGCCGGAGCTGTACGGCAACCTGGTGAAGACGCTGCGGGAGCGCATTCCGAACTCGGACAAGGCGATCTTCTCGGTGCATTGCCACAACGACCTCGGGATGGCGGTGGCGAACTCGCTCGCCGGCGTGAAGATCGGCGGTGCGCGCCAGATCGAGTGCACGATCAACGGCCTCGGCGAGCGCGCGGGCAACACGTCGCTCGAAGAAATCGTGATGGCCGTGAAGACCCGCAAGGACTACTTCGGCCTCGACGTCGGCATCGACACGACGCAGATCGTGCCGACGTCGAAGCTCGTGTCGCAGATCACCGGCTTCGTCGTGCAGCCGAACAAGGCGGTGGTCGGCGCGAACGCGTTCGCGCATGCGTCGGGCATTCACCAGGACGGCGTGCTGAAGGCGCGCGACACCTACGAGATCATGCGCGCGGAAGACGTGGGCTGGACCGCGAACAAGATCGTGCTCGGCAAGCTGTCGGGCCGCAACGCGTTCAAGCAGCGCCTGCAGGAGCTCGGCGTGGCGCTCGACAGCGAGAGCGAACTCAATGCCGCGTTCATGCGCTTCAAGGATCTGGCCGACCGCAAGGCCGAGATCTTCGACGAAGACATCATCGCGATCGTGTCCGAGGAGTCGGCGCTCGCGCACGAGCAGGAGCACTTCAAGTTCGTGTCGCTGTCGCAGCGTTCGGAGACGGGCGAGCAACCGCAGGCGAAAATCGTGTTCGCGGTCGAAGGCAAGGAAGTGACCGGTGAAGCGCGCGGCAACGGCCCGGTCGACGCGACGTTCAATGCGATCGAGGGCGAAGTCGGCAGCGGGTCGGAGCTGCTGCTGTACTCGGTGAACGCGATCACGACCGGCACGCAGGCGCAGGGCGAAGTGACCGTCCGGCTGTCGAAGAGCGGACGGATCGTCAACGGCGTCGGCACCGATCCGGACATCGTCGCCGCATCCGCGAAGGCGTACATCTCCGCACTGAACAAGCTGCATTCGAAGGATGACAAGGTCAATCCGCAGCGCGCATAA
- the pssA gene encoding CDP-diacylglycerol--serine O-phosphatidyltransferase: MAAFKPRRPRNGAGQTPRPFRRNKVMAPDAAPLESRRAARQRFLKTRGIYLLPNAFTTAALFCGFFAVVQAMNVRFEIAAIAIFVAMVLDGMDGRVARMTHTQSAFGEQFDSLSDMVSFGVAPALVMYEWVLKDLGRWGWLAAFVYCSGAALRLARFNTNIGSVDKRFFQGLPSPAAAALIAGFVWLATDNRVPMKLGWLPWVAFALTIYAGVTMVSNAPFYSGKALDVRHRVPFAAILLVVVAFVLVSSDPPLMLFCLFVLYGLSGYVFWGYMAIRGRANPARSSQRDH; the protein is encoded by the coding sequence ATGGCCGCATTCAAACCGCGTCGGCCGCGCAACGGCGCCGGCCAGACGCCACGCCCGTTCCGGCGCAACAAGGTGATGGCGCCCGATGCGGCGCCGCTCGAAAGCCGCCGTGCCGCGCGCCAGCGGTTCCTGAAGACGCGCGGCATCTATCTGTTGCCGAACGCGTTCACGACCGCCGCGCTGTTCTGCGGCTTCTTCGCAGTCGTGCAGGCGATGAACGTGCGCTTCGAGATTGCCGCGATCGCGATTTTCGTCGCGATGGTGCTCGACGGGATGGACGGGCGCGTGGCACGCATGACGCATACGCAGAGCGCGTTCGGCGAGCAGTTCGACAGCCTGTCGGACATGGTGTCGTTCGGCGTCGCGCCGGCGCTCGTGATGTACGAGTGGGTGCTGAAGGATCTGGGCCGCTGGGGCTGGCTCGCCGCGTTCGTGTATTGCTCGGGCGCCGCGCTGCGCCTCGCGCGCTTCAATACGAACATCGGCAGCGTCGACAAGCGTTTCTTCCAGGGGCTGCCGAGCCCGGCCGCCGCCGCACTGATCGCGGGCTTCGTGTGGCTCGCCACCGACAACCGCGTGCCGATGAAGCTCGGCTGGCTGCCGTGGGTCGCGTTCGCGCTGACGATCTATGCGGGCGTGACGATGGTGTCGAACGCGCCGTTCTACAGCGGCAAGGCGCTCGACGTGCGGCACCGCGTGCCGTTCGCGGCGATCCTGCTGGTCGTCGTCGCGTTCGTGCTCGTGTCGTCCGATCCGCCGCTGATGCTGTTCTGCCTGTTCGTGCTGTACGGGCTGTCCGGCTACGTGTTCTGGGGCTACATGGCGATCCGCGGGCGCGCGAATCCGGCGCGCTCGTCGCAGCGCGATCACTGA
- a CDS encoding phosphatidylserine decarboxylase: MNYPHPIIAREGWPFIAIAAVIALLIHAVGGFGFAWPFWLLLVFVVQFFRDPQRPIPAQPNAVLCPADGRIVAVETTQDPYANREALKISVFMNVFNVHSQRSPVDGAISKVEYFPGAFLNAAIDKASTENERNAVVIQTASGKTVTAVQIAGLVARRILCYVRAGEPLSRGQRYGFIRFGSRVDVYLPLGSRAKVSIGEKVYASSTILAELEQ, from the coding sequence ATGAACTATCCTCATCCGATCATCGCGCGCGAAGGCTGGCCGTTCATCGCGATTGCAGCCGTCATCGCGCTGTTGATCCATGCTGTCGGGGGCTTCGGCTTCGCGTGGCCGTTCTGGCTGCTGCTCGTCTTCGTCGTCCAGTTCTTCCGCGACCCGCAGCGCCCGATCCCGGCGCAGCCGAACGCGGTGCTGTGCCCGGCGGACGGCCGCATCGTCGCGGTCGAGACCACGCAAGATCCGTACGCGAACCGCGAAGCGCTGAAGATCAGCGTGTTCATGAATGTCTTCAACGTCCATTCGCAGCGTTCGCCGGTCGATGGCGCGATCTCGAAGGTCGAGTACTTCCCGGGCGCGTTCCTGAACGCGGCGATCGACAAGGCGTCGACCGAGAACGAGCGCAATGCGGTCGTGATCCAGACGGCGAGCGGCAAGACCGTGACCGCCGTGCAGATCGCCGGCCTCGTCGCACGCCGGATCCTCTGCTACGTGCGCGCGGGCGAACCGCTGTCGCGCGGTCAGCGCTACGGTTTCATCCGCTTCGGTTCGCGCGTCGACGTGTACCTGCCGCTCGGCAGCCGCGCGAAGGTGTCGATCGGCGAGAAGGTCTACGCGTCGTCGACGATCCTCGCCGAGCTCGAACAGTAA
- the ilvC gene encoding ketol-acid reductoisomerase, producing MNVFYDKDADLSLIKGKQVTIIGYGSQGHAHALNLKDSGVNVTVGLRKGGASWSKAENAGLSVKEVAEAVKSADVVMMLLPDEQIADVYAKEVHANIKQGAALAFAHGFNVHYGAVIPRADLDVIMIAPKAPGHTVRGTYSQGGGVPHLIAVAQNKSGAARDIALSYAAANGGGRAGIIETNFREETETDLFGEQAVLCGGTVELIKAGFETLVEAGYAPEMAYFECLHELKLIVDLIYEGGIANMNYSISNNAEYGEYVTGPRIVTEETKKAMKQCLTDIQTGEYAKSFILENKAGAPTLQSRRRLTAEHQIEQVGSKLRAMMPWIAKNKLVDQSKN from the coding sequence ATGAACGTTTTCTACGACAAAGACGCTGACCTCTCCCTCATCAAGGGCAAGCAAGTCACGATCATCGGCTACGGCTCGCAAGGCCATGCACACGCGCTGAACCTGAAGGACAGCGGCGTGAACGTGACGGTCGGCCTGCGCAAGGGCGGCGCGTCGTGGAGCAAGGCCGAAAACGCAGGCCTGTCGGTCAAGGAAGTCGCGGAAGCGGTGAAGAGCGCCGACGTCGTGATGATGCTGCTGCCGGACGAGCAGATCGCCGACGTGTACGCGAAGGAAGTCCACGCGAACATCAAGCAGGGCGCGGCGCTGGCATTCGCGCACGGCTTCAACGTCCACTACGGTGCGGTGATCCCGCGCGCCGACCTCGACGTGATCATGATCGCGCCGAAGGCACCGGGCCACACGGTTCGCGGCACGTACTCGCAAGGTGGCGGCGTGCCGCACCTGATCGCGGTTGCGCAGAACAAGTCGGGCGCGGCACGCGACATCGCGCTGTCGTACGCGGCAGCGAACGGCGGCGGCCGTGCAGGCATCATCGAAACCAACTTCCGTGAAGAAACCGAAACCGACCTGTTCGGCGAGCAGGCCGTGCTGTGCGGCGGTACCGTCGAGCTGATCAAGGCGGGTTTCGAGACGCTGGTCGAAGCAGGCTACGCGCCGGAAATGGCGTACTTCGAGTGCCTGCATGAACTGAAGCTGATCGTCGACCTGATCTACGAAGGCGGCATCGCGAACATGAACTACTCGATCTCGAACAACGCCGAGTACGGCGAGTACGTGACGGGCCCGCGCATCGTCACGGAAGAGACGAAGAAGGCGATGAAGCAGTGCCTGACCGACATCCAGACGGGCGAGTACGCGAAGAGCTTCATTCTCGAGAACAAGGCAGGCGCGCCGACGCTGCAGTCGCGCCGCCGCCTGACGGCCGAGCACCAGATCGAGCAGGTCGGCTCGAAGCTGCGCGCGATGATGCCGTGGATCGCGAAGAACAAGCTCGTCGACCAGTCGAAGAACTAA
- the ilvN gene encoding acetolactate synthase small subunit has protein sequence MRHIISVLLENEPGALSRVVGLFSARGYNIETLTVAPTEDQSLSRLTIVSIGSDDVIEQITKHLNRLIEVVKVVDLTDGAHIERELMLIKVRAVGKEREEMKRMADIFRGRIIDVTEKTYTIELTGASDKLDAFIQGLDAGAILETVRTGSSGIGRGERILKV, from the coding sequence ATGAGACACATCATTTCCGTCCTGCTGGAGAACGAACCGGGCGCGCTGTCGCGCGTGGTCGGTCTGTTTTCCGCACGCGGCTACAACATCGAAACCTTGACGGTGGCGCCGACCGAAGACCAATCGCTGTCGCGGCTCACCATCGTTTCCATTGGCTCCGACGACGTGATCGAACAGATCACGAAGCATCTGAACCGCCTGATCGAGGTGGTGAAAGTGGTGGACCTGACCGACGGTGCACACATCGAACGCGAGCTGATGCTGATCAAGGTACGTGCAGTGGGCAAGGAGCGCGAAGAAATGAAGCGGATGGCGGACATTTTCCGCGGCCGCATCATCGACGTGACCGAAAAGACCTACACGATCGAATTGACGGGCGCGAGCGACAAGCTCGACGCATTCATCCAGGGGCTGGACGCGGGCGCGATCCTTGAGACCGTGCGCACCGGCAGCTCCGGCATCGGACGCGGCGAGCGCATCCTGAAGGTGTGA
- a CDS encoding acetolactate synthase 3 catalytic subunit — protein sequence MNMPSAEFSTSEPLSPPDSDSIGGTVLMKALADENVEFIWGYPGGSVLYIYDELYKQDKIQHVLVRHEQAAVHAADAYARSTGNVGVCLVTSGPGVTNAVTGIATAYMDSIPMVVISGQVPTAAIGQDAFQECDTVGITRPCVKHNFLVKDVRDLAETVKKAFYIARTGRPGPVLIDIPKDISKTPCEYEPVKSVSLRSYNPVTKGHSGQIRKAVSLLLTAKRPYIYTGGGIILADASRELNQFADLLGYPVTNTLMGLGGYRASDKKFLGMLGMHGTYEANMAMQHCDVLIAIGARFDDRVIGDPAHFASRPRKIIHIDIDPSSISKRVKVDIPIVGDVKEVLKELIEQLQTAEHGPDTEALAQWWKDIEGWRAKDCLKYDRESEIIKPQYVVEKAWELTDGNAFVCSDVGQHQMWAAQFYRFNKPRRWINSGGLGTMGFGLPAAMGVKMAHPDDDVLCITGEGSIQMCIQELSTCLQYDTPVKIISLNNRYLGMVRQWQQIEYSKRYSHSYMDALPDFVKLAEAYGHVGMRIEKTSDVEPALKEALRLKDRTVFLDFQTDPTENVWPMVQAGKGITEMLLGSEDL from the coding sequence ATGAACATGCCCAGCGCGGAATTCTCCACGTCGGAACCCCTTTCCCCTCCCGATAGCGACTCCATCGGCGGTACCGTGCTCATGAAGGCACTGGCCGATGAAAACGTCGAATTCATCTGGGGCTACCCCGGCGGCTCGGTACTCTACATCTACGACGAGCTTTACAAGCAGGACAAGATTCAGCACGTGCTGGTGCGCCACGAACAGGCGGCCGTGCACGCAGCCGATGCGTATGCGCGTTCCACCGGCAATGTCGGCGTCTGTCTCGTGACGTCGGGCCCCGGTGTCACCAACGCGGTGACCGGCATCGCCACGGCGTACATGGATTCGATTCCGATGGTCGTGATCAGCGGCCAGGTGCCCACGGCCGCGATCGGCCAGGATGCCTTCCAGGAGTGCGACACCGTCGGCATCACGCGTCCGTGCGTGAAGCACAACTTCCTCGTGAAGGACGTGCGCGACCTCGCGGAAACCGTCAAGAAGGCGTTTTATATCGCCCGCACCGGCCGTCCGGGCCCGGTGCTGATCGACATCCCGAAGGACATCTCGAAGACGCCGTGCGAATACGAGCCCGTCAAGAGCGTGTCGCTGCGTTCGTACAACCCGGTCACGAAGGGCCATTCGGGCCAGATCCGCAAGGCCGTGTCGCTGCTGTTGACGGCGAAGCGTCCGTACATCTACACGGGTGGCGGCATCATCCTCGCCGACGCATCGCGCGAACTGAACCAGTTCGCGGACCTGCTCGGCTACCCGGTCACGAACACGCTGATGGGCCTCGGCGGCTATCGCGCGTCGGACAAGAAATTCCTCGGCATGCTCGGCATGCACGGCACCTACGAAGCGAACATGGCGATGCAGCACTGCGACGTGCTGATCGCGATCGGTGCCCGCTTCGATGATCGCGTAATCGGCGACCCGGCGCACTTCGCGTCGCGTCCGCGCAAGATCATCCACATCGACATCGACCCGTCGTCGATCTCGAAGCGTGTGAAGGTCGACATCCCGATCGTCGGCGACGTGAAGGAAGTGCTGAAGGAGCTGATCGAGCAGCTGCAGACGGCCGAGCATGGCCCCGACACCGAGGCGCTCGCGCAATGGTGGAAGGACATCGAGGGCTGGCGCGCGAAGGACTGCCTGAAGTACGACCGCGAAAGCGAGATCATCAAGCCGCAGTACGTGGTCGAGAAGGCGTGGGAGCTGACGGACGGCAATGCGTTCGTGTGCTCGGACGTCGGCCAGCACCAGATGTGGGCGGCGCAGTTCTACCGTTTCAACAAGCCGCGTCGCTGGATCAACTCCGGCGGCCTCGGCACGATGGGCTTCGGCCTGCCGGCAGCGATGGGCGTCAAGATGGCGCACCCGGACGACGACGTGCTGTGCATCACGGGCGAAGGCTCGATCCAGATGTGCATCCAGGAACTGTCGACCTGCCTGCAGTACGACACGCCCGTGAAGATCATTTCGCTGAACAACCGCTATCTCGGCATGGTTCGCCAGTGGCAGCAGATCGAATACAGCAAGCGCTATTCGCATTCGTACATGGATGCACTGCCTGATTTCGTGAAGCTCGCCGAAGCGTACGGCCATGTCGGCATGCGGATCGAAAAGACCTCGGATGTGGAGCCGGCGCTGAAGGAAGCGCTGCGCCTGAAGGACCGCACCGTGTTTCTCGACTTCCAGACCGATCCGACCGAAAACGTCTGGCCGATGGTACAGGCCGGCAAGGGCATCACCGAGATGCTGCTCGGATCGGAAGATCTGTAA
- a CDS encoding RNA polymerase sigma factor translates to MASDKELADFLAGVERRAFKQAAYAVRDDDASLDIVQDAMIKLAEKYGDRPAAELPLLFQRILQNAIHDWFRRQKVRNTWVTLFSSLNNSDDEDFDPLETLESADDNAGVESSEHRLEREQVLALIDEEIQKLPARQREAFLMRYWEDMDVAETAAAMGCSEGSVKTHCSRATHTLAHALKAKGITL, encoded by the coding sequence ATGGCATCAGACAAGGAACTCGCCGACTTTCTGGCGGGCGTCGAAAGGCGCGCGTTCAAGCAGGCTGCGTACGCCGTGCGTGACGACGATGCGTCGCTCGACATCGTGCAGGACGCGATGATCAAGCTTGCGGAGAAGTACGGCGACCGGCCGGCGGCCGAGCTCCCGCTGCTTTTTCAGCGGATCCTGCAGAACGCGATCCACGACTGGTTCCGCCGGCAGAAAGTCCGCAACACATGGGTCACGCTCTTCTCGTCGCTGAACAACAGCGACGACGAAGACTTCGACCCGCTCGAAACCCTCGAATCCGCGGACGACAACGCGGGCGTCGAAAGCAGCGAGCACCGCCTCGAACGTGAGCAGGTTCTGGCCCTGATCGACGAAGAAATCCAGAAACTTCCGGCGCGTCAACGGGAAGCGTTCCTGATGCGTTATTGGGAAGATATGGATGTCGCCGAGACTGCCGCCGCAATGGGGTGCTCCGAGGGCAGCGTGAAGACGCACTGCTCACGGGCCACCCACACGCTGGCGCACGCGCTCAAGGCCAAAGGAATCACGCTATGA
- a CDS encoding DUF3619 family protein produces the protein MSSAPANREHEFALKVRRALDERAADLPAATTDRLAVARRAALARKKPEAATVPVFVPAFAGAAGAYGTAPASRPQASFARRLLRAWPLALLLAGLVGIAYWEDMQRTAELADIDAAMLSDDLPLNAYLDHGFNAYLSRAH, from the coding sequence ATGAGCTCCGCTCCCGCAAATCGAGAACACGAATTCGCGTTGAAGGTTCGCCGCGCGCTGGACGAGCGCGCGGCCGACCTGCCTGCCGCGACCACCGACCGCCTGGCCGTCGCCCGCCGGGCTGCGCTCGCGCGCAAGAAGCCCGAAGCAGCGACCGTGCCGGTGTTCGTGCCGGCCTTCGCCGGCGCGGCCGGTGCGTACGGCACGGCGCCCGCGAGCCGCCCGCAGGCGTCGTTCGCGCGCCGCCTGCTGCGCGCGTGGCCGTTGGCGCTGCTGCTCGCGGGGCTCGTCGGCATCGCCTACTGGGAAGACATGCAGCGCACCGCCGAACTCGCCGACATCGACGCGGCGATGCTCAGCGACGACCTGCCGCTCAACGCGTATCTCGATCACGGGTTCAACGCGTATCTGTCGCGCGCTCACTAA
- a CDS encoding DUF3106 domain-containing protein, which yields MSQKRGLAVFFGCVIAIAVSYVATYPRFHPAPATTTAAATSPAAPASAATGLTTELPPLPLPLPLPAATGPLSWARLTPAQHAALAPFADQWDGFSDARKRKWLKIASRFAKLTPDDQKRLQDRMTEWAKMTPEQRRVARENYQSAKELSAQARERAWKAYQQLPEEQKERLAAAERRRRPSVVSAPPTVADRDVRRLVNSHEHPASGPATAPAPVSAAVAPPVPASSTAGTASAPAAVAPVSPADAPSLFKGS from the coding sequence GTGAGTCAGAAGCGCGGCCTGGCCGTATTTTTCGGATGCGTAATCGCGATCGCCGTTTCCTACGTCGCCACGTACCCACGATTCCACCCGGCCCCCGCGACGACCACCGCCGCGGCCACCAGCCCTGCCGCGCCCGCATCGGCCGCGACCGGGCTGACCACCGAACTGCCCCCGCTGCCCCTTCCCCTGCCGCTGCCGGCCGCTACCGGCCCGCTGTCGTGGGCACGCCTCACGCCGGCACAACACGCGGCACTGGCGCCGTTTGCCGACCAGTGGGACGGCTTCAGCGACGCCCGTAAGCGAAAATGGCTGAAGATCGCATCGCGTTTCGCGAAGTTGACGCCCGATGACCAAAAACGCCTGCAGGACCGGATGACCGAATGGGCGAAGATGACGCCCGAGCAGCGCCGCGTCGCGCGCGAGAACTACCAGAGTGCGAAGGAGCTTTCCGCGCAGGCGCGCGAGCGTGCGTGGAAGGCATACCAGCAACTCCCGGAAGAGCAGAAGGAACGTCTCGCTGCCGCCGAGCGCCGCCGCCGGCCGAGCGTCGTCAGCGCGCCGCCGACCGTCGCCGACCGGGACGTACGCCGCCTCGTCAATTCGCACGAACACCCGGCAAGCGGCCCGGCCACCGCACCGGCGCCGGTCTCGGCCGCCGTCGCGCCGCCGGTACCCGCATCGTCGACGGCCGGCACCGCATCCGCGCCAGCTGCCGTGGCGCCGGTGTCGCCCGCCGACGCACCCTCGCTGTTCAAGGGCTCCTGA
- a CDS encoding RDD family protein: MANAHAPETPAAAPSVRRRLAALLYEGVLLFGVVFFAGLAFSLATQERNGLVHHNLLAAWIALVVGAYFVWFWTHGGQTLPMKTWRLRLESSSGRPLSAGHALVRYALGWLWFLPPLALHPLLGLSVPVTLALTAAWIAVWAGAARLHADRQFPHDRIARTRVVAIPR; encoded by the coding sequence GTGGCGAACGCCCACGCACCTGAAACCCCGGCCGCCGCGCCGTCCGTGCGACGGCGTCTCGCCGCGCTGCTCTACGAAGGTGTGCTGCTGTTCGGCGTGGTGTTCTTCGCCGGGCTCGCGTTCAGCCTCGCGACGCAGGAACGCAACGGCCTCGTCCATCACAACCTGCTCGCCGCGTGGATCGCGCTCGTGGTCGGCGCGTACTTCGTCTGGTTCTGGACCCACGGCGGCCAGACGCTGCCGATGAAGACCTGGCGGTTGCGGCTCGAATCGTCGAGCGGCCGGCCGCTGAGCGCAGGCCACGCGCTCGTCCGCTATGCGCTCGGCTGGCTGTGGTTCCTGCCGCCGCTCGCGCTGCATCCGCTCCTTGGCCTGTCGGTACCCGTCACGCTCGCGCTCACCGCCGCATGGATCGCCGTATGGGCCGGCGCCGCGCGACTGCACGCCGACCGCCAGTTTCCGCACGACCGGATCGCACGCACGCGCGTCGTCGCGATACCGCGCTGA